The Actinocorallia herbida DNA window CGCGGGGTTCACCGACCACGCGCCGTGGGACTTCCTCAACACGCCGCCCGGCGACTACCCGCTGCTGCTGCACTACCCGTACTTCGACCTGTACCGCAAGCAGGTGGTCAAGCAGGCCGACCTGGTGCTGGCGATGCAGCTGTGCGGGCACGCGTTCACCCCGGAGGAGAAGGAGCGCAACTTCGCCTACTACGAGGCGCTGACGGTCCGGGACTCCTCGCTGTCGGCGCAGACCCAGGCCGTCATGGCGGCCGAGGTGGGGTATCTGGAACTGGCGCACGACTATCTCGCCGAGACCGCGCTGATGGACCTGCGCGATCTCGGCCACGACACCGCGAACGGGCTGCATCTGGCGTCGCTGGCGGGCGCGTGGAACGCCCTGGTGTCGGGGTTCGGGGGCCTGCGGCCCGATCACGGGACGCTGTGCTTCTCCCCCAGGCTGCCCGAGACGCTCGGCAAGCTGAGCTTCCGGCTGCGCTACCGGGGGTCGCTCATCTGCGTCACGGTCCGGCCCAACGCGGCGACGTACGCGCTGTACGAGGGCGAACCGGTGCAGATCAGCCACCACGGCGAGGAGCACCTGCTGGACAAGGAGATCACGCTGACGATCCCGAAGATCACCCCGAACCTTCCGGCGCCGCACCAGCCGCCGGGACGGTCCCCGCGGCGGCACACCCACGACCCGTTCCACGACCAGGGCACGGTGTGAGGCACGCCGGGATCACTCCGTGTAGAGCCCGTTCTTGTTGATGTACTGCACGATCCCGTCCGGGACCAGGTACCAGACGGGTTCGCCCGCGCGGACCCGGTCCCGGACCTCGGTGGAGGAGATCGCGAGAGCGGGCACCTCGACCAGGTCGACCCGGCCTTCGGGGAGCCCCGGGTCGGCCAGGACGTGCCCGGGACGGGTGCAGCCGACGAACCTGGCGAGCTCGAACATCCGGTCGGCGTTCCGCCAGGTGAGCATCTGGGCCAGGGCGTCGGCGCCGGTGATGAAGTACAGCTCGGTGTCCGGCCCGAGTTCGGCCCGCATGTCCAGGAGCGTGTCGTAGGTGTAGGTGGGCCCGCTGCGGTCGATGTCGACGCGGCTGACCCGGAACCTGGGGTTGGACGCGGTGGCGATGACCGCCATGAGGTAGCGATCCTCGGCCGCGGTGACCTTCTTGTCGGCTTTCTGCCAGGGCTGCCCGGTGGGGACGAAGACCACCTCGTCCAGGCCGAACAGGTGCGCCGCCTCGCTGGCGGCGACCAGGTGCCCGTGGTGGATCGGGTCGAAGGTCCCGCCCATGATCCCCACGCGCCTTTCGCTCATGCTGACCAAGACTAGACGGACCCGGTCAGAGCCCCCCGCACCGGGTTAGGGTGCCGGTTATGACGCAGACACCCGATCGTGCACGTCGTAGATTCCCCGGTATCTCCTCCCGCGCGTACGAGCATCCGCTCGACCGGTCGGCGCTGGTGGCGCTGCGGTCGTTGTCGGGGTTCGACACGATCCTGCGGAAGCTGGCGGGGCTGATCAGCGAGCGCCAGTTGCGGCTGATGTTCCTCAGCGGCGCGGTCCGTGCGAACGAGCAGCAGTTCCGCCATCTGCACGAGGTGCTGCGGGACGCCTGCTACATCCTCGACCTGCCGAAGGTCCCCGAGCTGTACGTCACGCAGAGCCCGATGCCGAACGCGATGGCGGTGGGCACGGACAACCCGTTCATCGTGGTGAACACCGCGCTCCTCGACCTCATGGACGAGGAGGAGCTGCGGTTCGTCGTCGCGCACGAGGCCGGGCACATCCTGTCCGGGCACGCGGTCTACCGGCAGATGGCGCTGATCCTCACCGGGCTCGGCTCGCGGCTGTCGTGGCTGCCACTGGGCAACGTGGCCATCGGCGCGATCCTCATCGGCCTCCAGGAGTGGCAGCGCAAATCCGAGCTGTCGGCCGACCGGGCGGGACTGCTGGCCGGGCAGGACGTCGAGGCCGCCAAGCGCGCGCTGATGAAGCTCGCCGGGGGCTCCCGCCTGCACGAGATGTCCACCGAGGCGTTCCTTGCCCAGGCCCGCGAGTACGAGGAGTCAGGCGACCTGCGCGACGGGGTGCTCAAGTTCCTCAACCTGATGAAGCAGAGCCACCCGTTCGCGGTGATCCGCTTCGGCGAGCTGCACCGCTGGCACCAGACCCCCGAGTACACCGCGATCATGGCCGGGGAGTACCCGCGCCGCGAGGACGACGGCACGGCGTCCTTCACCGAGGAGGTGAAGAACGCCGCCCGGTCCTACAAGGAGTCCTGGGAGCAGTCCGGCGACCCGCTGGTAGGCAGGGTCCGGGACGCCGCGGGCGGCGCCGCCGACCTCGCGGGCGCGGTCTTCGACAGGTTCGGCCGCCGCTCGCAGAACTAGGCACGCCGGACGGCTAGAAGGGGGCCGGGACGAGCAGTTCCACGTTCCGGTCCTCCGCCGTTCCCGGCCCGAGGTGCTTCTCCTGCCAGTCGTTGCCCGACAGCTCGCGCGACAGGGACGCCAGGCCCGGGACGCCCAGCCCGCCGGACACCGCGGGCGCGTGGGCGTCGATGATCGTGCCGAAGACCGAGAGGGTGCCGTCGCGGTTGTCGGCGATCTCGATGATGCGGCTCTGCTGCGGCCAGTCGATGTGCGCGGCGGTGCTGACCTCCCAGAAGCCGCCCTCCGGGCCCGTCTCGCGACGGTGCGGCACCACCTCGTTGACGTGCGTGTGCCCGTTCACCCACAGCACGACGTTCGGGAAGCGCAGGAGCAGCTTCTCGACCTCCGCGCCGAGGATCCGGACGAGCCCGATCGGGTTGGTCAGGGTGTCGATGGTGTGGTGGCTGAACAGGACGAAGAGGCGGTCGGTCGCCTTGTTCGCGACGACCTCGCCCGCCTCGTTCAGGTAGCGGCTCGACCCCTTGAGCAGTTCGGACCTCAGCCACGTGAACTGCACGAGGTCCAGGGATCCCTCGGCGTACCCGTAGGGGTTGACGGTGTCGAGGACGAGCCCGCGGACGAGCCCGGCGTCGAAGCCGTAGTAAGCGGTGCCGTTCCTGCGGTTGGCCTCGGTGAACCCGTGGCCCGCGCCGTGCTCGGCGACGATCTCGGCCCGGGTGAGCAGTCGCCGGTCCGGGTCGGGCGCGACCGTGCGGAACAGCGCCGACCTGCTGTCGGCCATCGCCCTGACGGCCGCGGGACCGCCCTTGCCGAGGACGTCGGCGAGTTCCCTGCGCTCCGCCTCCGACGCCGGGGCGGTGATCTTCACGTCGCCGATCGCGATCGACTTGAGCACGGAGGTCGGCAGGTTCCCCTGGACGAGCCCGTCGTGGTTGCCGAAGACCGCGAGCCAGGGGGTGTCCAGACCGGTCGCCTCGAACGGGCGGCGGGCGGCGTCGAGCAGACCGGGCACCTTCGGGAAGCCGTACTTCTCGGTCGGCACGTCGGTGCCGCCCTCGGGGTGCCAGTACCTGTCGTCCGGCCACGCCATGACGCCCTCGAACAGGGAGTGGTCGCCGGAGTCCGGGCGGATCGTCCGGCCGCCGTCCAGGAGGTCGATCATCCAGCGGACCTCGTTGAACTGGGCGTTGTCGGCGGCGTCGCCGGTGTTGATGGTGAACGCCAGCCGCGCGCCGAGCGCGGGGCCGCGGCCGAGCCGGTTGACGGCCCGGACCATCGCCTCGGCGACCTGGGTCGTCAGGATCTCCTGCGGCCGGTAGGCGCCCGCGATGGGATTGGCGCCGAGGAGGTCGCCCGGGTCGCTCAGCCGGTCGAGGTACTCGATCCTGGCCGGGGACTGGGCGTCGATGAGGTGCACGTCGGTGAAGTGCGCGAAGGTGAGGAGGTCGGTGCGGCGCGCGACGCGGCCCGCGCCGGTGGCGCCGCCCAGGTCGTCGCGGAAGACGTGCGGTTCGCCGGGGCCGGAGACGACGGTCCGGTAGCCGCCCGCGCCGGGGGCGCCGAGCCGCAGGGTCGCGGCGAGCGTGGTGCCTTCGACCGGGCCGAGCGGGTCAGGCGCGGCGGCGAGCGCGAGCCGCGAAGGATAGGCGACGAGCCCGGAGGTGACCGCGCCGAGCGCGATGCCCTTGAGCAGGGACCTGCGGCCGATGGACGGGGGGCGGGGGGTGCCCTGAGGGCGCGTGGCATGCGTCACAACGCCTTATCAGAGCACACCCCCGCCTGTGACATCAAGGGTCGGAGTGTCACTCACGTGTCACGGTCGTCAGCCGCGGACGTGGCCCTCCCCGACGAACACGTACTTGGTCGAGGTCAGCTCGGGCAGGCCCATCGGGCCGCGCGCGTGCAGCTTCTGGGTGGAGATGCCGATCTCGGCGCCGAAGCCGAACTCCTCGCCGTCGGTGAACCGGGTCGAGGCGTTCACCGCGACCGCGGCGGAGTCCACCAGCGCGGTGAACCGGCGCGCGGCGGGCTGCGAGCTGGTCACGATCGCCTCGGTGTGGCCGGAGCCGTAGGCGCGGATGTGCGCGACCGCCTCGTCCAGGGAGTCGACGATCGCGGCGGCGATGTCCAGCGACAGGTACTCGGTGCGGTAGTCCTCGACCGTCGCGGGGACGACGTCGGCGGAGAACGCCGCGATCCGCTCGTCGCCGTGCACCGTGACGCCGCGGTCCTTCAGCGCCTCCAGCGCGCGCGGCACGAACACGTCGGCGATGTCGGCGTGCACCAGCAGCGTCTCGGCGGCGTTGCAGACCGAGGGGCGCTGCGTCTTGGCGTTGACGAGGATGCTCAGCGCCATGTCCACGTCGGCCGAGGCGTCCACGTAGACGGCGCAGTTGCCGACGCCGGTCTCGATGACCGGGACCGTCGACTCCTCCACCACCGAGTTGATGAGGGAGGCGCCGCCGCGCGGGATGAGCACGTCGACCAGGCCGCGGGCCCGCATCAGGTGCTTGACCGACTCTCGGTCGCGGCCCGGCACGAGCTGGATCGCGTCGGCGGGCACCTCGGTGCCGGCCAGCGCGTCGCGCATGACGTTCACCAGCGCCGTGTTGGAGTCGTACGCCGAGGACGAGCCGCGCAGCAGCACCGCGTTCCCGCTCTTCAGGGTGAGCGCGGCGGCGTCGACGGTGACGTTCGGCCGGCCCTCGTAGATGATGCCGACGACGCCGAGCGGCACCCGCAGCTGGCGGAGTTCGAGCCCGTTCGGCAGGGTGTAGCCGCGCACGGCCTCGCCGACCGGGTCGGGCAGCCCCGCGACGTTGCGCACCGCCGCGGCGATGGCGGCCAGCCGGTCGGCGTCGAGGCTGAGCCGGTCCAGCATGTACTCCTCGGTGCCCGACTCT harbors:
- the nadD gene encoding nicotinate-nucleotide adenylyltransferase — encoded protein: MSERRVGIMGGTFDPIHHGHLVAASEAAHLFGLDEVVFVPTGQPWQKADKKVTAAEDRYLMAVIATASNPRFRVSRVDIDRSGPTYTYDTLLDMRAELGPDTELYFITGADALAQMLTWRNADRMFELARFVGCTRPGHVLADPGLPEGRVDLVEVPALAISSTEVRDRVRAGEPVWYLVPDGIVQYINKNGLYTE
- a CDS encoding TIGR03767 family metallophosphoesterase, which codes for MTHATRPQGTPRPPSIGRRSLLKGIALGAVTSGLVAYPSRLALAAAPDPLGPVEGTTLAATLRLGAPGAGGYRTVVSGPGEPHVFRDDLGGATGAGRVARRTDLLTFAHFTDVHLIDAQSPARIEYLDRLSDPGDLLGANPIAGAYRPQEILTTQVAEAMVRAVNRLGRGPALGARLAFTINTGDAADNAQFNEVRWMIDLLDGGRTIRPDSGDHSLFEGVMAWPDDRYWHPEGGTDVPTEKYGFPKVPGLLDAARRPFEATGLDTPWLAVFGNHDGLVQGNLPTSVLKSIAIGDVKITAPASEAERRELADVLGKGGPAAVRAMADSRSALFRTVAPDPDRRLLTRAEIVAEHGAGHGFTEANRRNGTAYYGFDAGLVRGLVLDTVNPYGYAEGSLDLVQFTWLRSELLKGSSRYLNEAGEVVANKATDRLFVLFSHHTIDTLTNPIGLVRILGAEVEKLLLRFPNVVLWVNGHTHVNEVVPHRRETGPEGGFWEVSTAAHIDWPQQSRIIEIADNRDGTLSVFGTIIDAHAPAVSGGLGVPGLASLSRELSGNDWQEKHLGPGTAEDRNVELLVPAPF
- a CDS encoding glutamate-5-semialdehyde dehydrogenase, coding for MSEGTRDQVLEVAARGRAAAADLAPLPRGVKDTALHAIADALLERAAEILAANRVDVERARESGTEEYMLDRLSLDADRLAAIAAAVRNVAGLPDPVGEAVRGYTLPNGLELRQLRVPLGVVGIIYEGRPNVTVDAAALTLKSGNAVLLRGSSSAYDSNTALVNVMRDALAGTEVPADAIQLVPGRDRESVKHLMRARGLVDVLIPRGGASLINSVVEESTVPVIETGVGNCAVYVDASADVDMALSILVNAKTQRPSVCNAAETLLVHADIADVFVPRALEALKDRGVTVHGDERIAAFSADVVPATVEDYRTEYLSLDIAAAIVDSLDEAVAHIRAYGSGHTEAIVTSSQPAARRFTALVDSAAVAVNASTRFTDGEEFGFGAEIGISTQKLHARGPMGLPELTSTKYVFVGEGHVRG
- a CDS encoding M48 family metallopeptidase; translation: MTQTPDRARRRFPGISSRAYEHPLDRSALVALRSLSGFDTILRKLAGLISERQLRLMFLSGAVRANEQQFRHLHEVLRDACYILDLPKVPELYVTQSPMPNAMAVGTDNPFIVVNTALLDLMDEEELRFVVAHEAGHILSGHAVYRQMALILTGLGSRLSWLPLGNVAIGAILIGLQEWQRKSELSADRAGLLAGQDVEAAKRALMKLAGGSRLHEMSTEAFLAQAREYEESGDLRDGVLKFLNLMKQSHPFAVIRFGELHRWHQTPEYTAIMAGEYPRREDDGTASFTEEVKNAARSYKESWEQSGDPLVGRVRDAAGGAADLAGAVFDRFGRRSQN